In Actinomycetota bacterium, the following proteins share a genomic window:
- the xdh gene encoding selenium-dependent xanthine dehydrogenase, with translation MDFTLNGSAVSVDVRPGASLLDVLREDLGVTSVKDGCAPEGSCGACTVLIDGKAVVSCAQKAERAAGRQVMTQEGLPPEERDRWADGFVVSGASQCGFCSPGIVMKAEGLLAKNPSPSREEIGRSLAGNLCRCTGYIKIVDAVEMVARSRLGEPMPHPDLSGRIGSRTARYQGRELALGDKPYVNDLSAPGMLHGALRFSDHPRARVVRIDAGRARAHPGVVAVLLAGDVPGQRVQGAITKDWPQIVAEGEITRYVGDVLAVVVAESRHDAREAAELIDVEYEVLEPVTDPFEALEPDAPRLHESGNVLSTSIVRRGDVDAGLQRSTHVLTETFRTQFIEHAFLEPESALAVPQSDGTLHVSSQGQGVWEDRHQIASFLGWPEERVRVTQVANGGAFGAKEDLNVQCHAALAAVATGRPVLLTMSRAESIRFHPKRHPLTMTYTVGCDDEGRLTAVRARIVGDTGAYASVGDKVLERAAGHACGAYRFDAVDIESTAVYTNNPPAGAMRGFGVNQVVFAIDGMLDRLAERVGIDPWEMRWRNALDVGEPFGTGQVLGEGVGIKACLEAVRDEYRDAKHAGIGCGVKNTGIGNGLIERGRAILRAEVDGTVTLFHSWTEMGQGVHTALLQIVCEELGLTADRVHVVVDTMRELDTGQTTASRSTVLGGRAIQQAATALKAELNGNRIEDLAGREFHGEVVVDWTNKPGEDVANPVTHFAYSWAVQVVILDDDGRIERVVAAHDVGRAINPTLIEGQVEGAVHMGLGFALTEEFAVEGGFPSTNTLKSLGIIPAPRMPDVETIVVEVAQPEGPYGAKGVGEIGLVPTAAAVAGALKAFDGRWRTQLPMRDSAAAVALVPKLAGSARRIETE, from the coding sequence GTGGACTTCACGCTGAACGGGAGCGCGGTGTCGGTCGACGTTCGTCCGGGCGCGAGCCTCCTCGACGTGCTCCGCGAGGACCTGGGTGTTACCTCGGTGAAGGACGGGTGCGCGCCGGAGGGCTCGTGCGGCGCCTGCACGGTGCTGATCGACGGCAAAGCCGTCGTCTCGTGCGCGCAGAAGGCCGAGCGCGCGGCGGGGCGTCAGGTGATGACACAGGAAGGTCTCCCACCCGAGGAGCGCGACCGGTGGGCGGACGGGTTCGTCGTCTCCGGCGCGTCGCAGTGCGGGTTCTGCTCGCCGGGGATCGTGATGAAGGCCGAGGGTCTGCTGGCGAAGAACCCATCACCGTCACGCGAGGAGATCGGACGCTCGCTCGCCGGAAACCTGTGCAGGTGCACCGGGTACATCAAGATCGTCGACGCGGTCGAGATGGTCGCGCGGTCGCGTCTCGGCGAGCCGATGCCCCACCCGGACCTGTCGGGCCGGATCGGCTCGCGCACCGCTCGCTACCAGGGACGGGAGTTGGCCCTGGGCGACAAGCCGTACGTGAACGACCTGTCTGCGCCCGGGATGCTGCACGGCGCGCTCCGGTTCTCCGACCACCCCCGAGCGCGCGTGGTACGGATCGACGCCGGGCGGGCTCGCGCGCATCCGGGCGTCGTCGCGGTGCTACTGGCGGGCGACGTCCCCGGTCAACGCGTTCAAGGCGCGATCACCAAGGACTGGCCGCAGATCGTCGCCGAGGGCGAGATCACGCGGTACGTCGGCGACGTCCTTGCGGTCGTGGTGGCAGAGAGCCGCCACGACGCCCGCGAGGCCGCCGAGCTCATCGACGTCGAGTACGAGGTGCTCGAACCGGTCACGGATCCGTTCGAGGCGCTGGAGCCCGACGCGCCGCGACTGCACGAGAGCGGCAACGTGCTCTCGACGTCGATCGTTCGTCGCGGTGACGTCGACGCAGGGCTCCAACGCTCGACCCACGTGCTGACCGAGACGTTCCGAACGCAGTTCATCGAGCACGCTTTTCTCGAGCCCGAGTCGGCCCTCGCGGTTCCCCAGTCCGACGGCACGCTGCACGTCTCGTCGCAAGGTCAGGGCGTCTGGGAGGACCGGCATCAGATCGCGTCGTTCCTGGGCTGGCCGGAGGAGCGCGTGCGCGTCACGCAGGTCGCGAACGGGGGAGCGTTCGGCGCAAAGGAGGACCTGAACGTGCAGTGCCACGCGGCGCTCGCCGCCGTCGCCACCGGCCGTCCGGTCCTGCTCACGATGAGCCGCGCCGAGAGCATCCGGTTCCACCCCAAGCGCCACCCGCTGACGATGACGTACACGGTCGGGTGCGACGACGAAGGGCGTCTGACCGCCGTGCGGGCTCGGATCGTCGGAGACACCGGCGCATATGCGAGCGTCGGCGACAAGGTGCTCGAGCGCGCTGCGGGACACGCCTGCGGCGCCTATCGGTTCGACGCCGTCGACATCGAATCGACGGCTGTCTACACGAACAACCCGCCGGCCGGCGCGATGCGTGGGTTCGGCGTGAACCAGGTGGTGTTCGCCATCGATGGGATGCTCGATCGCCTCGCCGAGCGCGTCGGGATCGACCCGTGGGAGATGCGCTGGCGGAACGCGCTCGACGTCGGCGAGCCGTTCGGAACCGGACAGGTGCTCGGGGAGGGCGTCGGGATCAAGGCATGCCTCGAGGCCGTGCGGGACGAGTACCGCGACGCGAAGCACGCAGGGATCGGCTGCGGCGTGAAGAACACCGGCATCGGCAATGGGCTGATCGAACGGGGGCGGGCGATCCTGCGAGCCGAGGTCGACGGCACCGTGACGTTGTTCCACTCGTGGACCGAGATGGGGCAGGGGGTGCATACGGCGCTCCTGCAGATCGTGTGCGAGGAGCTCGGCCTCACCGCCGATCGGGTGCACGTCGTCGTCGACACGATGCGGGAGCTCGACACCGGTCAGACGACGGCGTCGCGTTCGACCGTGCTGGGAGGGCGCGCGATCCAGCAGGCCGCGACCGCGTTGAAGGCGGAGCTGAACGGCAACCGCATCGAGGACCTCGCCGGGCGAGAGTTCCACGGCGAGGTCGTGGTCGACTGGACGAACAAGCCCGGCGAGGACGTCGCGAACCCCGTCACCCACTTCGCGTACTCGTGGGCGGTGCAGGTGGTGATCCTCGACGACGACGGAAGGATCGAGAGGGTCGTCGCCGCCCACGACGTCGGTCGGGCGATCAACCCGACGCTCATCGAGGGGCAGGTTGAGGGCGCCGTGCACATGGGCCTGGGATTCGCGCTCACCGAGGAGTTCGCCGTCGAGGGAGGGTTCCCCTCGACGAACACGCTCAAGTCGCTGGGGATCATCCCGGCGCCTCGGATGCCCGACGTCGAGACGATCGTCGTCGAGGTCGCGCAGCCCGAAGGACCGTACGGCGCGAAGGGCGTCGGCGAGATCGGTCTGGTCCCCACCGCAGCTGCCGTCGCCGGCGCGCTGAAGGCGTTCGACGGTCGGTGGAGAACGCAGCTGCCGATGCGCGACTCCGCCGCGGCGGTGGCCCTCGTGCCGAAACTCGCAGGGAGCGCCCGCCGCATCGAGACCGAGTGA
- a CDS encoding amidohydrolase family protein: protein MSIVLRGGTVVTSLDPPSLRPTDVTVVNGRVAADGGTEPGADSIDCTGCLVIPGNVCAHHHLYSALARGMPYRLEPPQDFLQVLQRVWWRLDRALDESSIFHSAFVGGADALLAGTTTIVDHHASPNAIDRSLEWLDGGLRGLGARRILCYEVTDRDGLDRAAAGLEETHLRLKEDASAGHVEPLLRTMVGAHASFTLSAETLHACVSLADEFDVGIHVHVAEDAVDERDSEARFGRRVIERLADAGALSDRSLLAHCVHVDDREIALIRETGAWVAHNARSNMNNRVGRAPVGRLGDRVALGTDGIDGDMFAESRAVYWRGREDDPSITPPWVLGRMAAGAAFAGRTFDEPLLGRIEPGAPADLVVLDYDPPTPLTAENLAGHWMFGLSARDVRDVVVGGSVVVRDRRLVHTGEAELRAFSQATAQELWRRMDDIEEHPFAPTGGAAR, encoded by the coding sequence GTGAGCATCGTTCTGCGGGGAGGCACCGTCGTCACGTCGCTCGACCCGCCGTCCCTCCGACCGACCGACGTCACGGTGGTGAACGGACGAGTCGCGGCCGACGGCGGTACCGAGCCCGGGGCCGACTCGATCGATTGCACCGGCTGCTTGGTGATCCCGGGCAACGTCTGCGCGCACCACCACCTGTACTCGGCGCTCGCGAGGGGCATGCCGTACCGGCTCGAGCCACCCCAGGACTTCCTGCAGGTTCTCCAGCGCGTGTGGTGGCGCCTCGACCGGGCACTCGACGAATCGTCGATCTTCCACTCGGCGTTCGTCGGCGGTGCCGATGCCCTCCTCGCCGGGACCACGACGATCGTGGATCATCACGCCTCACCGAACGCGATCGACCGGTCCCTTGAATGGCTGGACGGTGGGCTGCGCGGCCTCGGCGCCCGAAGGATCCTTTGCTACGAGGTCACCGACCGCGACGGGCTCGATCGAGCGGCCGCCGGGCTCGAGGAGACGCATCTGCGACTGAAAGAAGACGCGTCGGCGGGGCACGTGGAGCCGCTGCTCCGAACGATGGTTGGTGCGCACGCGTCCTTCACGCTGTCCGCGGAGACGCTCCACGCGTGTGTGTCGCTCGCCGACGAGTTCGACGTCGGTATCCACGTCCACGTCGCCGAGGACGCGGTCGACGAGCGGGACAGCGAGGCCCGCTTCGGTCGACGCGTGATCGAGCGCCTCGCCGACGCCGGCGCGCTCTCCGACCGCTCGCTGCTCGCCCATTGCGTGCACGTCGACGACCGCGAGATAGCGCTGATCCGAGAGACCGGGGCGTGGGTCGCTCACAACGCTCGCTCGAACATGAACAACCGCGTGGGCCGCGCACCCGTGGGACGGCTGGGCGACCGCGTGGCACTGGGGACCGACGGGATCGACGGCGACATGTTCGCCGAGTCGCGCGCCGTCTACTGGCGGGGGCGCGAGGACGACCCTTCGATCACCCCCCCGTGGGTGCTCGGACGCATGGCGGCTGGAGCGGCGTTCGCCGGGCGGACGTTCGACGAGCCGCTCCTCGGCCGCATCGAGCCCGGCGCGCCGGCCGATCTCGTCGTTCTCGACTACGATCCGCCGACGCCCCTGACCGCTGAGAATCTCGCGGGGCACTGGATGTTTGGGCTGTCGGCTCGAGACGTCCGCGACGTGGTCGTCGGCGGCTCGGTCGTCGTTCGCGACCGGAGGCTCGTCCACACCGGCGAGGCCGAGCTACGCGCCTTCAGCCAGGCGACCGCCCAAGAGCTGTGGCGGCGGATGGACGACATCGAGGAACATCCGTTCGCGCCGACCGGGGGCGCTGCGCGGTGA
- a CDS encoding LLM class flavin-dependent oxidoreductase, which produces MSGAEGRIALYLQDKHPIRDGIRYVRRAEALGFEAVWQAESRLVREATVPMAAFAATTSTIRVGSGVVNCWTRNVGLMASTFITLDDLAPGRILLGIGAWWDPLASKVGIRRERPLRAMREYVEVLRRLIAMDNVTFHGEFVDVTDIQIDIVHGDRSPRQIPIYLGATGMKMMEVAGEIADGVVLNYLVSPTYNAEAMARLADGAARSGRTVEDIDRPQLVVCSLDDDREVALDRARELVTQYLGQQPHIGKASGVDQSLLDDIAEELTWPATPEQIRKAMALVPDEVVQMLTASGTADECRAKVREYVASGCTSPILYPLGDDVDAMLETFAGGVRSREEGGWS; this is translated from the coding sequence GTGAGCGGGGCGGAAGGACGTATCGCGCTCTACCTGCAGGACAAGCACCCCATCCGCGACGGGATCCGTTACGTCCGTCGAGCGGAGGCGCTCGGGTTCGAGGCCGTGTGGCAGGCCGAGAGCCGCCTCGTCCGCGAGGCGACGGTGCCGATGGCCGCGTTCGCCGCGACCACCTCGACGATCCGCGTCGGTTCGGGCGTTGTGAACTGCTGGACGCGAAACGTCGGCCTCATGGCGTCGACGTTCATCACGCTCGACGACCTGGCGCCCGGACGGATCTTGTTGGGGATCGGCGCCTGGTGGGACCCGCTCGCGTCCAAGGTCGGCATCAGGCGCGAGCGGCCGCTGAGGGCGATGCGCGAGTACGTCGAGGTGCTTCGCCGGTTGATCGCGATGGACAACGTCACGTTCCATGGCGAGTTCGTCGACGTCACCGACATCCAGATCGACATCGTGCACGGCGATCGGTCGCCCAGGCAGATCCCGATCTACCTCGGCGCGACGGGGATGAAGATGATGGAGGTTGCCGGCGAGATCGCGGACGGCGTGGTGCTGAACTACCTGGTCAGCCCGACCTACAACGCGGAGGCGATGGCGCGCCTCGCGGATGGAGCGGCCCGGTCGGGGAGGACGGTCGAGGACATCGACCGTCCGCAGCTCGTCGTGTGCTCGCTCGACGACGACCGGGAGGTCGCGCTCGATCGCGCGCGCGAACTGGTCACTCAGTACCTCGGTCAGCAGCCGCACATCGGCAAGGCGAGTGGGGTCGACCAGTCGCTGCTCGACGATATCGCAGAGGAGCTCACGTGGCCGGCGACGCCGGAGCAGATCCGAAAGGCCATGGCGCTCGTTCCGGACGAAGTCGTGCAGATGCTCACCGCGTCGGGGACCGCCGACGAGTGCCGGGCGAAGGTGCGAGAGTACGTCGCGTCGGGATGCACGAGTCCGATCCTGTACCCGCTCGGTGACGACGTGGATGCCATGCTCGAGACGTTCGCGGGGGGCGTTCGCTCCCGCGAGGAAGGCGGGTGGTCCTGA
- a CDS encoding FAD binding domain-containing protein — protein sequence MVLSVDVVLPRTLAEALERRAAEPESVPIAGGTDLMFEINFDKIRPQTLIDVSHLRELRELRSDGDGHVFLGAGVTYSRILRELPHQRALAQASRGVGSPQIRNAGTIGGNLGTASPAGEALPVLAAHDAEIGLVAGDRERWLPWNEFLVGVKRTTLQPDELIIGARYRALSGPQSYSKVGTRNAMVISIAMLCFAMDPPSRTVRVALGAVAPTAVRATDAETFLAAELERAGAWDELTAPVPNDVADGFAERVVAAATPIDDVRGTAAYRLHALRVLARRALGWAMQERADEAMVS from the coding sequence GTGGTCCTGAGCGTGGACGTCGTTCTTCCCCGCACCCTCGCCGAAGCGCTCGAGCGCCGTGCGGCGGAACCCGAGTCCGTCCCGATCGCCGGTGGCACGGACCTCATGTTCGAGATCAACTTCGACAAGATCCGGCCGCAGACCCTGATCGACGTGTCGCATCTGCGCGAGCTCCGCGAGTTGCGCTCGGACGGCGACGGCCACGTATTCCTCGGCGCGGGTGTGACCTACTCGCGCATCCTCCGCGAGCTGCCGCACCAGCGCGCGCTCGCGCAGGCGTCCCGAGGCGTTGGATCGCCGCAGATCCGGAACGCCGGCACGATCGGCGGGAACCTCGGAACCGCGTCACCGGCTGGTGAAGCGCTGCCCGTGCTCGCCGCTCACGATGCAGAGATCGGTCTGGTCGCGGGCGATCGCGAACGGTGGTTGCCGTGGAACGAGTTCCTCGTCGGCGTGAAGCGCACGACGCTCCAGCCCGACGAGCTGATCATCGGCGCGCGCTACCGGGCGCTGTCCGGGCCGCAGTCGTACTCGAAGGTCGGAACGCGCAACGCGATGGTCATCTCCATCGCGATGCTGTGCTTCGCCATGGACCCGCCCAGCCGAACCGTGCGCGTTGCGCTCGGCGCCGTGGCACCGACGGCAGTGCGGGCGACCGACGCGGAGACGTTCCTGGCCGCCGAGCTGGAGCGGGCCGGCGCGTGGGACGAACTCACGGCGCCGGTGCCCAACGACGTGGCCGATGGGTTCGCCGAACGCGTGGTCGCGGCGGCGACGCCGATCGACGACGTGCGCGGCACCGCCGCGTACCGCCTGCACGCGCTTCGCGTGCTCGCTCGCCGTGCGCTGGGATGGGCGATGCAGGAACGGGCCGACGAGGCGATGGTGTCGTGA
- a CDS encoding (2Fe-2S)-binding protein, with protein sequence MLVRVNVNGEWREADAWEGSSLLSFLRDELHLPGSKNACEQGECGSCSVWLDGTLVCACLVLAAQAQDREVRTVEGLVDGDAMNDVQSAFVEAGAVQCGFCTPGFVVAVTDLLDHDPSPDEIAVREALSGNLCRCTGYQKILDAVSLASQRRLGGERSA encoded by the coding sequence ATGCTCGTCCGCGTGAACGTGAACGGCGAGTGGCGCGAGGCTGACGCGTGGGAGGGCTCGAGCCTGCTGTCGTTCCTCCGTGACGAGCTGCACCTGCCGGGTTCGAAGAACGCGTGCGAGCAGGGAGAGTGTGGTTCTTGCTCGGTCTGGCTCGACGGGACGCTCGTGTGCGCATGCCTCGTCCTCGCCGCGCAAGCGCAGGATCGCGAGGTCCGGACGGTCGAGGGGCTTGTCGACGGCGATGCGATGAACGACGTCCAATCGGCGTTCGTCGAGGCAGGCGCGGTGCAGTGCGGATTCTGCACGCCGGGCTTCGTCGTCGCCGTGACCGACCTGCTCGATCACGACCCATCGCCGGACGAGATCGCGGTGCGCGAGGCGCTCTCGGGCAACCTGTGTCGGTGCACCGGCTACCAGAAGATCCTCGACGCGGTGAGCCTCGCCTCGCAGCGACGTCTGGGCGGAGAGCGATCGGCGTGA
- a CDS encoding 8-oxoguanine deaminase, with product MTRLLIESCEVVVTVDDASTEIAGGSILVEDGMIAWVGTGDPPVEPDHRLDGRGTVATPGLVNTHHHLYQTLTRARARDKGLFGWLVDLYPVWARVDQEWERAAARVGLAQLALSGCSTTTDHHYVHPAGAGDLLAVEIDVARELGVRFHPCRGSMDLGERDGGLPPDSVVETTDDALAASEEAVRRFHDPSIGSMVRIAIAPCSPFSVTERLMRESADLARRLGVLLHTHLAETQDEERFCLERFGRRPLELMDDWGWLGPDVWFAHAVYLDEKDVRRVADTSSGIASCPSSNLRLGAGIAPVRSLVDEGTRVGLGVDGPASNEASDLFGEIRQAMLVSRATGPEGGLSEREALRLATRGGADVLGRDDVGSIEAGKRADVALFPVDGLELAGASDVVAGLLMGRTQRARHLLVEGRFVVRDGRLASADQDEIAREGRRVAQRVASKA from the coding sequence GTGACGCGGCTGCTGATCGAGTCGTGCGAGGTCGTCGTCACCGTCGACGACGCGAGCACCGAGATCGCCGGCGGATCGATCCTCGTGGAAGACGGCATGATCGCCTGGGTCGGAACCGGCGATCCACCGGTGGAACCGGATCACCGACTGGACGGGCGAGGCACCGTTGCCACGCCCGGTCTGGTGAACACGCATCACCACCTCTATCAGACGCTCACGCGCGCCCGCGCTCGCGACAAGGGACTGTTCGGGTGGCTCGTGGACTTGTATCCGGTCTGGGCGCGCGTCGACCAGGAGTGGGAACGCGCGGCCGCGCGCGTGGGGCTCGCGCAGCTCGCGCTGTCGGGATGCTCGACGACGACCGACCATCATTACGTCCATCCCGCAGGCGCGGGCGACCTGCTCGCCGTGGAGATCGACGTCGCGCGCGAGCTCGGCGTCCGCTTCCACCCCTGCCGCGGGTCAATGGATCTCGGGGAGCGGGACGGCGGGTTGCCGCCCGACAGCGTGGTCGAGACCACCGACGACGCGCTCGCCGCTTCGGAGGAGGCGGTGCGGCGGTTCCACGACCCCTCGATCGGTTCGATGGTGCGGATCGCGATCGCGCCGTGCTCACCGTTCAGCGTGACGGAACGGTTGATGCGAGAGAGCGCTGACCTCGCGCGGCGGCTCGGCGTCCTCCTGCACACGCACCTCGCCGAGACGCAGGACGAGGAACGATTCTGCCTGGAGCGGTTCGGCCGCCGGCCGCTCGAGCTGATGGACGACTGGGGATGGCTCGGCCCGGACGTGTGGTTCGCACACGCCGTGTACCTCGACGAGAAGGACGTGCGCCGCGTCGCGGACACCTCGAGCGGCATCGCATCGTGTCCGTCGTCGAACCTCCGGCTCGGAGCGGGCATCGCGCCGGTGCGTTCGCTCGTCGACGAGGGCACTCGGGTCGGCCTCGGCGTCGACGGTCCGGCCTCCAACGAGGCGAGCGATCTGTTCGGCGAGATCCGTCAGGCGATGCTCGTGTCGCGCGCGACGGGTCCGGAAGGCGGCCTCAGCGAACGCGAGGCGTTGCGGCTGGCAACGCGTGGCGGCGCCGACGTTCTCGGGCGTGACGACGTCGGTTCGATCGAAGCAGGCAAGCGCGCGGACGTCGCGCTGTTCCCGGTCGACGGCCTCGAGCTTGCCGGCGCGTCGGACGTCGTCGCCGGTCTGTTGATGGGTCGAACGCAACGCGCGCGTCATCTATTGGTCGAGGGGCGGTTCGTCGTTCGGGATGGGCGACTGGCCTCGGCCGACCAGGACGAGATCGCACGGGAGGGGCGCCGGGTGGCCCAACGGGTCGCGAGCAAAGCATGA
- the pucD gene encoding xanthine dehydrogenase subunit D: protein MSRRTLERTRGTVGESLGRVDGVPKVTGAFAYGSDLWHDRMLWGATVRSPHPHARIESVDIADAVTSPGVHAVLTHDDVRGKKTYGLEFADQPVLADDRVLYVGQPVVVVAAETLELGKRAADKVRVRYEVLEPVLDMEHALDPSAPKLHDWGNVLRHLRIEHGDPDTEAEVWVEGYYETGMQDQAALGPEAGLAIPAEDGGIELIVSTQWLHVDRRQIAPALGLPEDKVRMTLGGVGGAFGSREDVHMQIHACMLALYTGRPVKMSYGRAESFLGHVHRHPSRVWLRTGADRDGRLVAVRGRILIDGGAFASSSSAVIANATSFMTGPYEVPNALLEGTAVYTNNPPCGAMRGFGAPQVCFAHEANLDKLARELGLDPIELRLRNAVSPGSVLPTGQVIRGSAPLREVIEAARDAPMPPEPDPPRMRDPMTFPGGAGNVGHGEGMRRGVGFAVGYKNVAYSAGYDDFHQARVTLSAGEDGPVAVIHTAGVECGQGFSTIVTQVARTELGVDHVVLHAADTAVDSAGSTSASRQTFMGGGAVQFACRAVAEELFARAIAHVQPEGELSLADGQVLAGGVPVADVGDLLAEPIVATRTFHHRDTTDFDDKGQGDIHVMFTFGAQRAVVDVDTELGLVKVVQLASALDAGRSINPQGVEGQSEGGSAQGLGLAVMEEIQLRDGAIANASFTDYLIPTTLDMPPVETRIVEDPEPGVPFGAKGVGETSTIVSTAAVVAAIRDATGRELNRAPVQPDDIVGLREPSRRDCPPVPDVPGQEAVPKYFGVELGQESLTPKE from the coding sequence ATGAGCCGCCGAACGCTCGAACGCACTCGTGGAACCGTCGGCGAGAGCCTTGGCCGCGTCGACGGTGTCCCCAAGGTAACCGGCGCATTCGCGTACGGCAGCGATCTGTGGCACGACAGGATGCTGTGGGGTGCGACGGTTCGAAGTCCTCACCCGCACGCGCGCATCGAGTCCGTCGACATCGCCGACGCGGTCACGAGCCCCGGCGTTCACGCCGTGCTGACGCACGACGACGTTCGAGGGAAGAAGACGTACGGACTCGAGTTCGCCGACCAGCCGGTGCTCGCCGACGATCGTGTGCTCTACGTGGGGCAGCCAGTCGTCGTCGTCGCCGCCGAGACGCTCGAGCTCGGCAAGCGCGCGGCGGACAAGGTGCGCGTGCGGTACGAGGTGCTCGAGCCTGTGCTGGACATGGAGCACGCGCTCGATCCGTCCGCGCCGAAGCTTCACGACTGGGGGAACGTGCTCCGGCACCTCCGCATCGAGCACGGCGATCCAGACACCGAGGCCGAGGTGTGGGTGGAGGGGTACTACGAGACCGGGATGCAGGATCAGGCCGCGCTCGGTCCGGAAGCGGGTCTGGCCATCCCCGCGGAGGACGGCGGGATCGAACTGATCGTCTCGACGCAATGGCTTCACGTCGACCGACGCCAGATCGCGCCGGCGCTCGGCCTTCCCGAGGACAAGGTGCGGATGACGCTCGGCGGCGTGGGAGGGGCGTTCGGCAGCCGGGAGGACGTCCACATGCAGATCCACGCCTGCATGCTCGCCCTGTACACGGGGCGCCCGGTGAAGATGTCGTACGGGCGTGCGGAGTCGTTCCTCGGCCACGTCCACCGTCATCCCTCGCGCGTGTGGCTCCGCACCGGGGCCGATCGTGACGGCAGGCTCGTCGCCGTTCGTGGCCGCATCCTGATCGACGGCGGCGCGTTCGCATCGTCGTCGAGCGCGGTCATCGCCAACGCGACCTCGTTCATGACCGGGCCGTACGAGGTGCCGAACGCGCTCCTCGAGGGAACGGCCGTGTACACGAACAACCCGCCGTGCGGCGCGATGCGGGGATTCGGCGCGCCGCAGGTGTGCTTCGCGCACGAGGCGAACCTGGACAAGCTGGCGCGCGAGCTCGGCCTCGATCCGATCGAGCTGCGGCTGCGGAATGCCGTCTCGCCCGGATCGGTGCTGCCGACGGGACAGGTCATCCGGGGAAGCGCACCGTTGCGGGAAGTGATCGAGGCGGCGCGAGACGCTCCGATGCCGCCCGAACCCGACCCGCCTCGCATGCGCGATCCAATGACGTTCCCCGGTGGCGCCGGCAACGTCGGCCACGGAGAGGGGATGAGACGCGGCGTCGGGTTTGCCGTGGGCTACAAGAACGTCGCGTACAGCGCCGGCTACGACGATTTCCACCAGGCCCGGGTGACGCTCTCGGCGGGCGAGGACGGCCCAGTCGCGGTCATCCATACCGCGGGCGTCGAGTGCGGCCAGGGGTTCTCGACGATCGTCACGCAGGTCGCGCGGACGGAGCTCGGCGTCGACCACGTCGTCCTGCACGCCGCCGATACCGCGGTCGACTCGGCCGGATCGACGTCGGCGTCGCGTCAGACGTTCATGGGTGGGGGAGCGGTACAGTTCGCGTGTCGCGCAGTCGCCGAGGAGCTCTTCGCCAGGGCCATCGCGCACGTCCAACCCGAAGGTGAGCTGTCGCTCGCGGACGGTCAGGTGCTCGCGGGCGGCGTGCCGGTCGCCGACGTTGGAGACCTGCTCGCCGAACCGATCGTCGCGACGCGAACGTTCCACCACCGTGACACGACCGATTTCGACGACAAGGGGCAGGGCGACATCCACGTGATGTTCACGTTCGGCGCGCAGCGCGCGGTCGTCGACGTGGATACCGAGCTCGGTCTGGTCAAGGTCGTGCAGCTCGCCTCTGCGCTCGACGCCGGCCGATCCATCAACCCTCAGGGCGTCGAGGGACAGAGCGAGGGCGGCAGCGCGCAGGGGCTCGGGCTCGCGGTGATGGAGGAGATCCAGCTGCGCGATGGCGCGATCGCGAACGCGTCGTTCACCGACTACCTCATCCCCACGACGCTCGACATGCCGCCGGTCGAGACGAGGATCGTCGAGGATCCCGAGCCCGGCGTCCCCTTCGGTGCGAAGGGCGTGGGTGAGACGTCGACGATCGTCTCCACGGCTGCGGTGGTCGCCGCGATCCGCGATGCGACGGGGCGCGAGCTCAACCGGGCTCCCGTGCAGCCGGACGACATCGTCGGGCTCCGCGAACCGTCGCGGCGCGACTGTCCCCCGGTCCCCGACGTGCCGGGCCAGGAAGCCGTGCCGAAGTACTTCGGCGTCGAGCTCGGACAGGAATCCCTGACGCCCAAGGAGTAG